The Verrucomicrobiota bacterium region TCAATTTAATAGAGACCCTGCTTTGTCAAACTACCTAGGACAAGAGGATGAGCAAAAGGGAATTATTGTTCGCCAGTGTTACCCCGGAGCCTCTGCTTATGGCCAGCTACAGCCCATGGACATTATCCTGCAACTAGATGGTCACTCTATCGACGCCAATGGAAACTATGAACACCCCTACTATGGCCGGCTGGATTTCCGGTACATTGCACTAGAAGGACACACAACTGAGGACAGCATCGAGGCTATAGTCTTGCGCAACAAGAAAACAGAAAAGGTTACTATAGCTTTAGAATATTTCTCTCCCAGCGAACCCCTCATTCCTTGGAGTGAGCCTAACAAAACTCCCTATTACTTCATTGCTGCAGGACTCGTTTTTCAAGAGTTTCGGACGGATTTCTTAAGAGCCTGGGGCGACAAATGGAAAAGTCGCATCCCCCAGCACCTACGTATTAAACAAGACTTAAATAAACTCAACCAAACCGAGTCTCAGAAAAAACTTATTATGCTCACTTACGTTTTCCCGGATAATTCCAACATAGGATATCAGGACCTTAAATTCTTACTGGTAGATAAGATTAACCACCAACACATAGATTCCATGACTGACGTGAATCAAGCATTTTCTCAGCCTTTGGACTCTTATCACGAGATCACCTTTCACCCTAATCAAGTGCGAGCAGATATTATTTTAGATGCTACCACAACCGAGGAGACTACCAAACGTATTCTACAAAAATACAACATTCCCCAGAGCATGCGATTACCTGGAGAAGGCTAAGCCATAAACCTCCTCATCCCCCGGCTTATTGAGCTGCCAATAGGGGATACGAAGACTGGTTCTTTTGACTAATTTCCCTCCGTCGCGCTTCTTCCATTCTACGAGTTCGTGGGGTGATGATTTATCAAATAGAAATTGATCCTTGCTCTCTCCTTCAACCAGGACCAGCCAGCCCTGAGGACTATCTTTCACACTTATTTGCACACTCTCAGGTTTAAGGGAATCTGCCTTATTTGTGACCGTTGTAGTCATAAGAAGCGCCGTAAAACTCTTACCATCCTTCCAAGCCATCGTTCGCAATTTCCAGGGCAGTTCATCATAAAACAACAAGTCATCAGGCAGTTTAAGTTTCTTTTCCACCTGATCCATCCCTTGCCAGTAGGTCCTTGCGGTGTAGTTTAGCTTACCTTTTTCAATTCTGCCCTCTTTATAAGTATTTCCACAGCTATCTATGCTAGCTAGGCTAAATTTAATAAGATTTCCGGTCTTCTTATGCCAAAAATTTGAATGCATCTGATAGTAATCATAACTACCTGTCGGAACCTTTATCACCTGATTCAGTTTGATCACCTCATAGGCCCCCTTCTCTCTCCAGTCATCTGCTTTTACCATGGCCTTTGCTGAAAACATTTCTTTCACAAGGATATGCCTTACTTCCGTCTTTCGAGGCATCCCATAACGGACTTCAATCGCATCAAAGACTGAGATCTCAGCCAACCCATCATCCCATAGCTCATCTTCTAATAAGTCCTGAGTAAAAGCCTCTGCTAACACATAAACATTTGAAGCCCATAAGTAGAAAAATAGAAATATGCTACAAACTTTCATCCTAAAAGCTATCACGTGTGCTTCAAAAATCTAATTTCTAGAAGGTATTCTACTAAATTAAATCCTTCATCTAAATCGATCTGGCAGCTCAATTCATTTCCATTTCGCAGACTGCTTTCACCAACTCTGCATATAACAAATAGACTCTTTGGTAAACTCTTCGGGTGACCAGGCAGCAAAAGTCTTGTCTAACGCTGTATCATACGGTCCTCTTTTCATTTCTAAAATCACGGTGTCCTTTTCTAGAACAAGAAACGAATGCCAAATATTCGGCTCAATATCGATCACGCCATTCACTTCATTTGCAGACAACTCTATTTTCTGCTCGATCTCACCTTCCCCAGAAAAGACTATGAATCTCAAAGCTCCCTTCAACAACACCACTGTTTCCGTTGCTTCCTCTCTCGCATGCATATGGGGACGAATATAAGTCTCTGGCTGCATAAAATTAAGCATTCTTTGAACAAGCGCGTCCTGAGTCCGGTGGATTGGCAAAATCACCCGCTTTCTCTTGCTCTGTCGAGATCCCTCTATACCCCTTGCCATCATCTCAGAATTCAAGGCAAAGATGCCACCTGATATATTATCGAAAGCTAACTTCATCAGCTCCATACTCTCACAAAGACCTCATCCGGTCTCTAATGAACAATGAAAACCAGGCATTTATTTCAAAGAACGTTTTAATCATTTATTCCTAGACTTTTCCCTAAAGTGTGTCTTCCGCAGGGGCGATATCCTATTTCATAATTTGTTACCCTTTTGTTGAAATCCACATTGCTACTCACTTGATTTGTCATGGCCATATCGTTAAGTAAAGATTCTGCCGATATTAAAAAAGAGTTAGCTGAAGTATTAAATGGCCCTGCGGACAGCATCGAGCTAACACCTATGCGGACCAGTCAAACCAAAGAATCTTACAAGATCATTTTCAATGATGAACCTCTTTTCGTTAAGCGTTATTTCCAAGGACCGAATCGCACCACAGATCGCCTGGATCAGGAATGGGCCTATCTAACTTTCCTTAAGGAAAACGGAATTTCTAATGTGCCCAGTCCCATTTCCTATTGCCCGGAAAAGGGTATCGGGGTCTATAGTTACATAGAGGGCAAAGCACCGAAACCGAGCGATTTTCAAGCGTCTCTTCTGGATGAGGCTCTAAGTTTCCATCTAGCGGTAAATGTCCACAGACAGGATATAAGCACGGAGGGGCTCACCAACTCACTAGATGCAGCTTTTTCTATTAACGACCACATGGAGCGAGTAGAGCTGCGCATCAGCCGCTTACAATTTATCATAGGCAACTCACAGATAGAGAAGAAATGCAAGAACTTGGTTGAAAGCACCTTAGAACCATTGTGGGCAGATATCCGCGATCACCTGCAAGTAGCAGCCTTATTACTTGGAACCCCCTCAAACATATCTCTTTCCCCTATTGACTACTGCTTATCTCCTGCGGACTTTGGTTTCCATAACTGCATGATTGACTGCTCAGGAAAGCTGTTTTTTGTTGATTTTGAATATGCTGGGTGGGATGACCCTGCACGTATGATTGGCGACTTCTTTCATCATCCTTCCTACCCTCTCCCATACCGCTACCACAAGCGGTTCATGGAGCGAGCGCTAAGCATATATAGAAACCCTGATTGGCACATTGAAAGATGTGCAATTCTGGAGCCAGTCCACATGATCAAGTGGTGTTGCATCTTGCTAAACCCATTTCTCCCTATAGAAGCGACCGGGCAAAACTTACATATCGCAAAAGAAAATCAAGGACAACTCAAAGCAGATCATTTGCTCAAAGCCGAGCAATTGCTCGAACATACCCGAGAAAAATTATCAGAACTCACCTGACAACAGCATTCAACTCGTTTTCTTTAGGTCCCTATGGCATCGCTCGTGTTTCATGATTAAACCCAGAGCTACTATTAGAATAATTTTTTAAATACCGATACAGATCTCTGCTTTTGAGGTAGATCTTTCCAAGAAAGTGCCGCTCCCCTCAAAGGTGCTGTCTCACTATATTTCTTCTTATCATCATCACTTTCAGTATAAACTTTTGAGACTGTTTGCGTAATCCTGGCTGAGCGCTTCACCTTAAACTGAATCTCACAGAGCACGGAGCCTAATTTAATTTCATCCCCCGAATGAATACCAAACTCAAGTCCACGCTCACCATTTACTTCGATGCCATTGGTAGACCCAAGATCGGTGACCTTTAGTAGATGCTTATCCATGGTAAAGACACAATGATGCACAGAGATTGTGACATCGGGGATGATTATTTCACAGCTCGAGGCTCGTCCTACTCGTGTGCGAGAATGCTGAATATAAAAGGTTTCTCCATTCTTTGACCCACTTTTCACGGCCAAGCTAATGGCGCAGTTTTTGAAATCGACCACCTTTTGAATACCGGTCGTTTCACATGACTCTATCAAAAGCTCTTGCGCGCCTTCTTCTTTTAAAACATCATCCTGCTGGTCTAGAAAAAATCCAACTAGCATCTGCTCTACCTCAATATTTAACGAGGTGAAGTTATCCTTTGGCTGAACTCCAGGATCCCAAGTGCAATTCATTTCTTCATTTCTTAGAAATGCCCATAGGGCAGGCAATCCCATTTGCTCCTGATTTGTTTCAGCATGAATGATCCGCCCTTCATCTAAAAAAATGTTTCCGACAAGAAGCCCCTTTACTAGGACTAATTTCCCACTCTCCCTGTTGGACGCTAATCCTTGCAGGCATTCCCCTATATGGTACATCTCTGACATATATTAAGAGATCGGATTGCTCAACTCATTAACAAGATTCTTTTGGATGCTATATGCAACGCTGAAAAAAACTCCTCATCGTAGGAGAAAGACCCTCATCAAACTATAAAATCAGAAAGCTTAAAGAAGGTATTATTTTCTCAATAATAGCCTTATCCTCCTCTATTCATAGAGTTTTACACTTTCTTTAACTTCTTTACCTAGCCATAAGGGCATTAACCGTCCCTTTGAAGTGAGATTTTTGCCG contains the following coding sequences:
- a CDS encoding FHA domain-containing protein — encoded protein: MSEMYHIGECLQGLASNRESGKLVLVKGLLVGNIFLDEGRIIHAETNQEQMGLPALWAFLRNEEMNCTWDPGVQPKDNFTSLNIEVEQMLVGFFLDQQDDVLKEEGAQELLIESCETTGIQKVVDFKNCAISLAVKSGSKNGETFYIQHSRTRVGRASSCEIIIPDVTISVHHCVFTMDKHLLKVTDLGSTNGIEVNGERGLEFGIHSGDEIKLGSVLCEIQFKVKRSARITQTVSKVYTESDDDKKKYSETAPLRGAALSWKDLPQKQRSVSVFKKLF
- a CDS encoding WbuC family cupin fold metalloprotein; amino-acid sequence: MKLAFDNISGGIFALNSEMMARGIEGSRQSKRKRVILPIHRTQDALVQRMLNFMQPETYIRPHMHAREEATETVVLLKGALRFIVFSGEGEIEQKIELSANEVNGVIDIEPNIWHSFLVLEKDTVILEMKRGPYDTALDKTFAAWSPEEFTKESICYMQSW
- a CDS encoding aminoglycoside phosphotransferase family protein yields the protein MAISLSKDSADIKKELAEVLNGPADSIELTPMRTSQTKESYKIIFNDEPLFVKRYFQGPNRTTDRLDQEWAYLTFLKENGISNVPSPISYCPEKGIGVYSYIEGKAPKPSDFQASLLDEALSFHLAVNVHRQDISTEGLTNSLDAAFSINDHMERVELRISRLQFIIGNSQIEKKCKNLVESTLEPLWADIRDHLQVAALLLGTPSNISLSPIDYCLSPADFGFHNCMIDCSGKLFFVDFEYAGWDDPARMIGDFFHHPSYPLPYRYHKRFMERALSIYRNPDWHIERCAILEPVHMIKWCCILLNPFLPIEATGQNLHIAKENQGQLKADHLLKAEQLLEHTREKLSELT